DNA sequence from the Tissierella sp. MB52-C2 genome:
TCCCAATGGTGCTGGAAAATCCACAACAATAAGGATGATAACTGGGCTTTTGAAGCCCACATCAGGAAGTATTATTGTAAATGGTCATGATGTTGTGGCAGATAAGAAATCTATTTGTGAAGATATTGGAGTTGTTTTTGAACTTCAAAATCTTTATGTCCGCTCTTCAATAGAAGAAAATTTAAAGTTGTTTGCTGCTCTTTATAGAGTTTCTGATAAACAGGTTAATCAAATTATGAAAGAATTGCAGCTGACTGAAAGAAGAAAAATGGCAGTGAAGAAGCTATCAAAAGGATGGAAGCAAAGAGTATTGATTGCCAGAGCTTTATTACACCAACCGAAAATTCTTTTTCTAGATGAACCTACAAGCGGACTTGATCCAAATACAGCTGCTTTAATTCGTAACTATATAAAAAGAGTAAATGAGAAAGGTACAACAGTTGTTTTGACCACCCATGATATGTATGAAGCAGACGAGATGAGTAATCGAATTGGCATAATGAATGAAGGACAATTAGTTGCAATTGATACTCCTGAAAGATTGAAGCAGCAGTATGGAAAAAATGAAATTTTTGTTGAGTATAAGGACAATGGCAATATCAACAAAAAAAGTCTTCCATTTGATACCGATGAAACAAATCAATTCATAGCACAATTAATTCAAGAGGGGCGAATTGTAAATATTCATACAATGGAAAGTTCACTTTCTACCATATTTGCAGAATTAACAGGGAGGAAATTAAATTGAAAAGTATCTTTGTTTTAGGTAAACATGAATCTAAAGAAATGTTGAGAAACCCAGGAACTTTGGCCGTACTGTTTTTACCAATTTTAATGTCAAAAATGATTTTAACTACTATTAAGGTATCAGGGGCAGATTTTCTTCTTTTATCAATATGGATATTATTTGCTCAAGTCTTAATTGGAATTATGCTTACAGGTCCAACAGTTATCGAAGAACGGGAGACAAAAACTATAGATGCATTGTTATGTTCACCTTTGACATTCAGAGGTATTGTGTTGGCTAAAGGTGGCATTATATTGATTAATTCCTTAATAGTTCAAATAATAGTTGCGTTAATTAACGAAAAGTTTGCAATTCATCTTATTTCTCTACTGTTGCCTATGATTATAGGAGGAATTGTATTTGTTGAAATTGGCATGATAATCGGTTTAACTGTAAAATCTTCACAAAGTGGTTCAGCCCTATCGTCTGTAGTTATGATATCATTATTTTTAATAGTTGCTCTTTATCAGGTTCTGCCGAAATGGACATATAATTTTTTGATTTTACTCCCAAGTATTGAGGTCACTGAAGTCATGCAGAAAATATTAGATGGTAGGGATTTAATATGTATGGAAATGTTGCTTCTAATTGTATGGATGTTTGTCTTAGGCTTTACTATTAAAAAGATTGGAGATAGATATTAAGTATAAAAATCATAGCTCAGGGCTACCTTCTAATAGATACTCCAAAAGCTTATTGGAATTTCGTATATTGATAAATAATTATGTCAAAAGCAAAAAAATGGGTTGTTTCATAACTGATTTATTAGTTATGAGACAACCCATTTTTGTATTAAAAATTAATAAGAAGATAATTAAAGAAAATATATAACAGAAGAAATTAATGATCCTTTGGAAAGTTTTATAGAGAATAAAAAGTATCTATAAATTAGCTAATAAATGCAAATACTGTTTAGGTAATACTAAATGATTATAATCATTACTATTTAAGGAGATGAAAATATGAAGGAAGAAAGAAAAAATAAAAGGAAAAAAAGGTTTGAATTTCCTACAGCCTTTACAGTTTTATTTATAATATTAATACTTGCTGCCATATTAACCTATATAGTTCCAGCAGGGCTTTACTCAAAATTACAATATAATCCAGACCAAAATATCTTTATGGTGGAGAACCCAGAAGGGCAGCTGGCAGAGCTTCCAGCAACTCAAGAAACACTTGATAGCCTAAATATTAAAATGGATTTAAGTAAATTTACAGATGGAAGCATAAAAAAACCCATTGCTATTCCAGATACCTATAAACCTATAGAGCAATCACCACAAGGATTAATTCCAGTAATCATGTCTCCTATTCTAGGGGTTATGGATACAGTAGATATTATGGTATTTGTATTGATTTTAGGTGGAATCATAGGTTTAGTAAACAAGACAGGAACCTTCGATGCAGGAATTGCAGCTTTATCTAAAAAGACAAAGGGTAAAGAGTTTTTATTAGTAATATTTGTAACTGCACTGATAGCTTTAGGTGGTACTACCTTTGGTTTGGCAGAAGAAACCATAGCACTATATCCTATATTGATGCCCATATTCATAGCCAGCGGATATGATGCAATAGTTGCTATTGCAGCAATATATATGGGTTCTTCCATTGGATCTATGTATTCAACTGTAAATCCTTTTTCAGTTGTTATTGCTTCAAATGCTGCGGGAATTTCTTTTAATGAAGGCCTTACATTCCGTATTATAGCTTTAGTATTAGCAACTATAATCACTCTTGTATATATTTACTATTATGCGAAAAGAGTTAAGAGAGATCCTAAGAACTCCATAGTTCACGAGGATATGGGGAAAATTGAAGAAAGATTTTTAAAGAATTATGATCCTGAAAACGTTGCTCCTTTTAACTGGAGAAGAATTCTAATCTTAGTTATCTTCCTGGGAGCATTCCCTATTATGATTTGGGGAGTTTCCAGAGGAGGTTGGTGGTTCCCAGAAATGGGTGGACTATTTTTGTCTGTAGCTGTTATAATAATGTTATTGTCAGGACTTTCTGAAAAAGAATCCATCAGCACTTTTATAGCTGGTGCAGCAGATTTAGTTGGAGTTGCACTTATAATAGGAGTTGCAAGAGCAATTAATATTGTAATGGATGATGGTATGATATCAGATACATTGTTATACTATACATCATCTATTATTAGAAATATGAATGGTGGTATTTTTGCTGGAGTTCAGATGATACTATTTAGTTTCTTAGGATTTTTTATACCATCTTCATCAGGTCTTGCTACACTTTCAATGCCTATAATGGCACCTTTAGCAGATACTGTTGGAGTATCTAGAGATGTAGTAGTTACAGCATATAACTGGGGTCAAGGTTTGATGGCATTTATAACTCCAACTGGATTAATTTTAGCGACTTTAGAAATGGTAGATGTGACTTATAATAAATGGCTAAAATTTATACTTCCTCTTATGGGAATAATAGGAGTATTCTCCATAGTTATGCTTGTAATACAGACGTTATTATAAGAAAAATTATTTGAAAGGATGATTAATATGGATAAGATTATTGAAAGATTCAAGAGCTATATTGCTATAGACACTAAGTCTGATGAAAATAGCAGTACTTGCCCTAGTACCAAAGGACAATTAGAACTAGGAGCTCTTTTAGCAAAGGAACTACAAGAACTAGGACTTGAAGATGTAAAACAAGATGAAAATGGATATATATATGCAACATTAAAATCTAATATGGACACAAAAGTACCAACCATAGGATTTATAGCTCACCTAGATACTAGTCCAGATCTAGATGGTAAATGTGAGAATCCAAAGATATTTACCTATGAAGGTGGAGATATAAAGCTAAATGATCAATATAGCATAACAGAGAAAGAATTTCCATTTATAAAAGATTTAGTTGGAAAGGAACTTATTACAACAGATGGTACAACACTTTTAGGTGCCGATGATAAGGCTGGAATAGCTGCAATTATCGATGCTATGGAATATTTAATTAATCATCCTGAAATAAAACATGGCGATATAAAGATTGGAATTACACCAGACGAGGAAATAGGAAGAGGAGCAGATCTTTTTGATGTAAAAGGTTTTAATGCAGATTTTGCTTATACAGTAGATGGTGGTCCTGTAGGTGAACTAGAATATGAAAATTTCAACGCAGCCAGTGTAAAAATAGAAATCCAGGGGAAAAATGTTCATCCAGGAACAGCAAAAAATATTATGATAAACTCCGCTAGAATAGCTATGGAAATTGACAATATGTTACCAGCAAATCAAAAACCTGAATATACAGAAGGATATGAAGGATTTTATTTACTAACTGAACTTAATGGAACTGTGGATTATACTGTAGCTACTTATATTATTAGAGAACATTGCAAAGAAAAATTTGAAAAGATGAAAGAAGATTTTAGAAAGATTGTAAATTTCTTAAATGATAAATATGGAAATATAATCAAAATAGAGATTAAAGATAGCTATTATAATATGAAGGAAAAAGTAGAACCTCATATGGAAATCATAGAATTAGCTAAAAAGTCTATGATAGATATTGGAATTGAACCAATGATTCAACCTATTAGAGGTGGAACTGACGGTGCTAGACTTTCATATATGGGTCTTCCTTGTCCTAATCTTTTTACAGGAGGATATAATTTCCATGGAAGATTTGAATTTATTCCAACTGAATCTATGAAACTAGCATCTAAACTAATTGTAAAAATTGCAGAAAACAATGGAAAGTAAATAAAGGAAGGTGGTAAGGTGGGTAAGTTAGAAGGATTAAAACCAGAAAGAGTTTTTTATTACTTTGAACAATTAACACAAATACCTCGATGTTCCTATGATGAAAAAAGAGTAAGTGATTATATTAAAAGTGTAGGAGAAGGGCTAGGTCTTGAAACTATCCAAGATGATACACTAAATATAATCATAAGAAAGCCAGCTAGTCTTGGATATGAAAAGTCTTCAGGAGTTATTATACAAGGACATATGGATATGGTATGCGAAAAAGAAGATGATAGTAGCCATGACTTCACTAAAGATCCTATTACATTGAAAGTAGAAGGAGACTATATATATGGAGATAAAACTACCTTAGGGGCAGATAATGGAATTGCCATAGCC
Encoded proteins:
- a CDS encoding ABC transporter ATP-binding protein — encoded protein: MIELNKVIKCYGQKNVVNDISFSIPEGELFGFLGPNGAGKSTTIRMITGLLKPTSGSIIVNGHDVVADKKSICEDIGVVFELQNLYVRSSIEENLKLFAALYRVSDKQVNQIMKELQLTERRKMAVKKLSKGWKQRVLIARALLHQPKILFLDEPTSGLDPNTAALIRNYIKRVNEKGTTVVLTTHDMYEADEMSNRIGIMNEGQLVAIDTPERLKQQYGKNEIFVEYKDNGNINKKSLPFDTDETNQFIAQLIQEGRIVNIHTMESSLSTIFAELTGRKLN
- a CDS encoding YfcC family protein, whose translation is MKEERKNKRKKRFEFPTAFTVLFIILILAAILTYIVPAGLYSKLQYNPDQNIFMVENPEGQLAELPATQETLDSLNIKMDLSKFTDGSIKKPIAIPDTYKPIEQSPQGLIPVIMSPILGVMDTVDIMVFVLILGGIIGLVNKTGTFDAGIAALSKKTKGKEFLLVIFVTALIALGGTTFGLAEETIALYPILMPIFIASGYDAIVAIAAIYMGSSIGSMYSTVNPFSVVIASNAAGISFNEGLTFRIIALVLATIITLVYIYYYAKRVKRDPKNSIVHEDMGKIEERFLKNYDPENVAPFNWRRILILVIFLGAFPIMIWGVSRGGWWFPEMGGLFLSVAVIIMLLSGLSEKESISTFIAGAADLVGVALIIGVARAINIVMDDGMISDTLLYYTSSIIRNMNGGIFAGVQMILFSFLGFFIPSSSGLATLSMPIMAPLADTVGVSRDVVVTAYNWGQGLMAFITPTGLILATLEMVDVTYNKWLKFILPLMGIIGVFSIVMLVIQTLL
- the pepT gene encoding peptidase T, which codes for MDKIIERFKSYIAIDTKSDENSSTCPSTKGQLELGALLAKELQELGLEDVKQDENGYIYATLKSNMDTKVPTIGFIAHLDTSPDLDGKCENPKIFTYEGGDIKLNDQYSITEKEFPFIKDLVGKELITTDGTTLLGADDKAGIAAIIDAMEYLINHPEIKHGDIKIGITPDEEIGRGADLFDVKGFNADFAYTVDGGPVGELEYENFNAASVKIEIQGKNVHPGTAKNIMINSARIAMEIDNMLPANQKPEYTEGYEGFYLLTELNGTVDYTVATYIIREHCKEKFEKMKEDFRKIVNFLNDKYGNIIKIEIKDSYYNMKEKVEPHMEIIELAKKSMIDIGIEPMIQPIRGGTDGARLSYMGLPCPNLFTGGYNFHGRFEFIPTESMKLASKLIVKIAENNGK